One segment of Agromyces albus DNA contains the following:
- a CDS encoding DUF5060 domain-containing protein gives MSHGPETVERWGVWEGLFPGPSEPNASNEPTEASAARPDFAVDFERDGTRISVPGFFDGDGRYLVRFSPPETGAWTYRSRSSSDDLDGHEGAFTAAPPGPGNHGPVGVAGTFHFAHADGTRYRPVGATVYNWVHQAPELYERTLDAIAEAGFTKLRFLVFPQGGGHVEYVPPTFPFARTADGGWDVDRPDLEFFRAIDRSVADLLERGIQADVILFHPYDRGEYGLDGLSPEEDARYLDYVIARLSAYRNVWWSLANEYDQLERPDERWDDVFRQIVRIDPHERLRSIHNWIQLYDYNKPWVTHASIQNGWAVAEPGRAVLYRDAYRKPIVLDEIKYEGDTVERWGNLSAQELVHRFWLATVGGTYATHGESFLTAEGTLHIVVGGAFRGESPARLAFLRRILEEVDGAGLDPIDKWDDTTSTVGIPRRLYLQYLGRDAPASWAFSLPQGVLGERVELGDRYAVDVIDTWNLTVTRHPQVFTIDDVQRNSAHAPGEVQLPEGQAIALRVSLVD, from the coding sequence GTGAGTCACGGACCCGAGACCGTCGAGCGGTGGGGCGTCTGGGAGGGGCTGTTCCCGGGTCCGAGCGAGCCCAACGCGTCGAATGAGCCCACTGAGGCATCCGCTGCACGGCCCGACTTCGCCGTGGACTTCGAACGCGACGGCACCCGCATCTCGGTGCCGGGCTTCTTCGACGGCGACGGGCGCTACCTCGTGCGCTTCTCGCCACCAGAGACCGGCGCCTGGACCTATCGGAGCCGAAGCTCGAGCGACGACCTCGACGGCCATGAGGGCGCCTTCACTGCCGCTCCGCCGGGCCCGGGGAATCACGGCCCGGTCGGCGTCGCCGGCACGTTCCACTTCGCCCACGCCGACGGCACCCGGTACCGCCCGGTCGGGGCGACGGTGTACAACTGGGTGCACCAAGCGCCCGAGCTGTACGAGCGCACGCTCGACGCCATCGCCGAGGCCGGGTTCACGAAGCTCCGCTTCCTCGTGTTCCCGCAAGGCGGCGGCCATGTCGAGTACGTGCCGCCGACCTTCCCGTTCGCTCGCACTGCCGACGGCGGCTGGGACGTCGACCGGCCCGACCTCGAGTTCTTCCGAGCGATCGATCGCTCCGTCGCCGACTTGCTCGAGCGCGGCATCCAGGCCGACGTCATCCTCTTCCACCCCTACGACCGCGGCGAGTACGGCCTCGACGGGCTCAGCCCCGAAGAGGACGCGCGCTACCTCGACTACGTGATCGCGCGGCTGTCGGCGTACCGGAACGTCTGGTGGTCGCTCGCGAACGAGTACGACCAGCTCGAACGGCCCGACGAGCGCTGGGACGACGTGTTCCGGCAGATCGTCCGCATCGATCCGCACGAGCGCCTCCGCTCCATCCACAACTGGATCCAGCTGTACGACTACAACAAGCCGTGGGTCACCCACGCCTCGATCCAGAACGGCTGGGCCGTTGCCGAGCCCGGTCGGGCGGTGCTCTATCGCGACGCATACCGCAAGCCGATCGTGCTCGACGAGATCAAGTATGAGGGCGACACCGTCGAGCGCTGGGGCAACCTCAGCGCACAGGAGCTCGTGCATCGCTTCTGGCTTGCGACGGTCGGCGGCACCTACGCGACGCACGGCGAGAGCTTCCTCACCGCCGAGGGCACGCTGCACATCGTCGTCGGCGGGGCGTTCCGCGGCGAGAGCCCGGCCCGGCTCGCGTTCCTCCGCCGCATCCTGGAGGAAGTCGACGGCGCCGGGCTCGACCCGATCGACAAGTGGGATGACACGACGTCGACCGTCGGCATCCCCCGGCGCCTGTACCTGCAGTACCTGGGTCGCGACGCTCCCGCGAGCTGGGCGTTCTCGCTCCCCCAGGGCGTGCTCGGCGAGCGCGTGGAGCTCGGCGACCGCTACGCCGTCGACGTGATCGACACCTGGAACCTGACCGTGACGCGGCATCCGCAGGTCTTCACGATCGACGACGTGCAGCGCAACTCGGCGCACGCGCCGGGCGAGGTGCAGCTCCCAGAGGGGCAGGCGATCGCACTTCGGGTGAGCCTCGTCGACTGA